A single Anopheles maculipalpis chromosome 3RL, idAnoMacuDA_375_x, whole genome shotgun sequence DNA region contains:
- the LOC126565912 gene encoding uncharacterized protein LOC126565912 yields MDALDAGEILSHLNHLGYRNITVVQLKEFQKDLKKLIRYDAKQCVENRSSVEPSAAERNVFERLHTETTLSYQAKHTRTKHIEPAAHINKENLVPISKPISCKNDPIVNKMWIRPKSCHSVKRSDPVALYHSYQNDWSKFKQKLPGENDHSELRWKIRHKLLGE; encoded by the exons ATGGACGCTTTGGACGCGGGAGAAATCCTTAGCCATCTAAACCATCTGGGGTATCGCAACATAACTGTGGTACAATTGAAAGAATTTCAAAAGG ATTTGAAGAAACTCATCAGATACGATGCCAAACAGTGTGTTGAAAATCGCAGCAGTGTAGAGCCAAGCGCTGCAGAAAGGAATGTATTTGAAAGATTGCACACTGAGACAACGCTTAGCTACCAAGCTAAGCATACAAGAACCAAACACATAGAGCCAGCAGCACATATTAACAAGGAAAACTTAGTGCCAATTTCTAAACCTATTTCCTGTAAAAACGATCCTATAGTCAACAAAATGT GGATAAGACCAAAAAGCTGTCACTCTGTAAAACGAAGTGACCCTGTTGCGCTGTACCATTCTTACCAGAACGATTGGAGCAAATTCAAACAGAAATTACCGGGAGAAAACGATCATTCCGAATTGCGTTGGAAAATAAGGCACAAACTGTTAGGGGAATAG